In the Gasterosteus aculeatus chromosome X, fGasAcu3.hap1.1, whole genome shotgun sequence genome, one interval contains:
- the LOC120809513 gene encoding histone H2B 1.2 codes for MPEVVKAPKKGSKKAVSKAVSKSGKKKRKSRKESYAIYVYKVMKQVHPDTGISSKAMGIMNSFVSDIFERIAGEASRLAHYNKRSTITSREIQTAVRLLLPGELAKHAVSEGTKAVTKYTSSK; via the coding sequence ATGCCTGAAGTTGtgaaagcgcccaagaagggctccaagaaagccgtctccaaggccgtcagcaagagcggcaagaagaagaggaagtccaggaaggagagctacgccatctacgtgtacaaggtgatgaagcaggtgcaccccgacaccggcatctcctccaaggccatgggcatcatgaactcgttcgtgagcgacatctttgagcgcatcgccggtgaggcctctcgcctggctcactacaacaagcgctccaccatcacctccagggagatccagaccgctgtgcgcctgctgctgcccggcgagctggccaagcacgccgtgtctgagggaaccaaggccgtgaccaagtacaccagctccaagtaa
- the LOC144383698 gene encoding histone H3 yields the protein MARTKQTARKSTGGKAPRKQLATKAARKSAPATGGVKKPHRYRPGTVALREIRRYQKSTELLIRKLPFQRLVREIAQDFKTDLRFQSSAVMALQESSEAYLVGLFEDTNLCAIHAKRVTIMPKDIQLARRIRGERA from the coding sequence ATGGCCCGAACCAAGCAGACCGCCCGTAAGTCCACCGGAGGCAAagcccccaggaagcagctcgccaccaaggccgcccgtaagagcgccccggccaccggcggcgtgaagaagcctcaccgttacaggcccggtaccgtggccctgagggagatccgtcgctaccagaagtccacggagctgctgatccgcaagctgcccttccagcgtctggtgagagagatcgctcaggacttcaagaccgacctgcgcttccagagctccgctgttatggctctgcaggagtccagcgaggcttacctggtgggcctgttcgaggacaccaacctgtgcgccatccacgccaagagggtcaccatcatgcccaaagacatccagctggcccgtcgcATCCGCGGGGAGCGAGCTTGA